One window from the genome of Rhinolophus ferrumequinum isolate MPI-CBG mRhiFer1 chromosome 10, mRhiFer1_v1.p, whole genome shotgun sequence encodes:
- the LOC117028261 gene encoding gamma-glutamylcyclotransferase-like: MTPHLSREIQMLGGGRWHGGLRAGVTCHHAALTVPSSYPCCRRWGHPGARWDLANSGCEDLWDQEEERFLYFAFGSNVLTERIHLRKPSAMFCRMPVICMAAKGSTLPLEYEKKLNATGPNDYKGRVSEEIKELSKREEQTHQNTEYIYGYSLYVLIYF; encoded by the exons ATGACTCCACACTTATCAAGAGAAATACAGATG cttgggggtgggaggtggcacGGTGGCCTCCGGGCTGGCGTCACCTGCCACCACGCTGCCCTCACTGTCCCCTCCTCATACCCCTGTTGCAGACGCTGGGGCCACCCAGGCGCCCGGTGGGACCTGGCAAACTCAGGCTGTGAAGACCTGTGGGACCAGGAGGAGGAGCGTTTTCTGTACTTTGCCTTTGGAAGCAACGTGCTAACTGAGCGGATTCACCTCCGAAAGCCCTCGGCTATGTTCTGTCGCATGCCC GTCATTTGCATGGCTGCAAAAGGCAGTACTTTGCCATTGGAGTATGAAAAGAAGTTAAATGCAACAGGACCAAATGACTACAAAGGAAGGGTctcagaagaaattaaagaattatcAAAAAGGGAGGAACAAACTCATCAGAACACAGAATATATCTATGGATATAGTCTCTATGtgctaatatatttttaa